In one Alnus glutinosa chromosome 12, dhAlnGlut1.1, whole genome shotgun sequence genomic region, the following are encoded:
- the LOC133852255 gene encoding uclacyanin-3-like: MATLAKSAMLFVCVILALIGVCFGAFYKVGDSLGWTNETSNNIDYYKDWASNKTFYVGDTFYFEYDNKENDVMQVSHEDFHSCNPKAPVNIYESGRDSITMWEPGHMFYICTKHGHCKAGQKVDIRVLSPPPPTSTPSQPPSSPGSSTAPTIPAAHPSQPPSPGSTAPAAPDHPSQPSSPSSSSTPAIPDQPSHSSPPAPAPSKNSAPSSLPSEGLLLSLQLLTALGFLAYNF; the protein is encoded by the exons ATGGCGACTCTGGCAAAATCTGCCATGCTTTTTGTCTGCGTGATATTGGCACTCATTGGTGTCTGCTTTGGTGCTTTTTACAAGGTGGGTGACTCTCTGGGGTGGACTAACGAAACCAGTAATAATATTGATTATTACAAGGATTGGGCTTCTAATAAGACCTTCTACGTTGGCGACACTTTTT ATTTTGAGTATGACAACAAAGAGAACGACGTGATGCAAGTGAGCCACGAAGATTTCCATTCATGCAACCCAAAAGCTCCGGTGAACATATACGAGAGTGGCAGGGACTCGATCACCATGTGGGAGCCCGGCCATATGTTCTACATTTGCACCAAGCACGGGCACTGCAAAGCCGGCCAGAAGGTCGACATCAGGGTCCTCTCACCTCCTCCTCCTACTTCCACTCCATCGCAACCGCCATCTAGCCCAGGTTCCAGTACTGCTCCAACTATCCCTGCAGCTCACCCATCGCAACCACCTAGCCCGGGTTCCACTGCTCCAGCTGCCCCTGATCACCCGTCGCAACCATCTAGCCCAAGTTCAAGTTCCACTCCAGCTATTCCTGATCAACCTTCGCATTCCTCTCCACCTGCGCCTGCCCCGTCTAAAAATAGTGCTCCCTCGTCCCTGCCATCCGAGGGCCTGCTGCTTTCTCTCCAGCTTCTCACGGCTTTGGGTTTCCTTGCATATAATTTTTAG